In the Variovorax sp. S12S4 genome, one interval contains:
- a CDS encoding DUF3237 domain-containing protein yields the protein MAPIPQQDDPLAAPRLTWFADISVDVGEPMVLSEGAQGLRRVVPILGGHAKGEGWTGRVLPGGADFQRIASDTVSELDARYGLETDAGDRIYVRNRAMRTAPAEVMAQLLRGDPVDPAQVYFRCAPSFETRSESLRWITERMFVGVGVRHPAQVVMRFFVLQ from the coding sequence ATGGCTCCCATCCCTCAGCAAGACGATCCGCTTGCCGCGCCGCGGCTCACCTGGTTTGCCGACATATCCGTCGACGTCGGCGAGCCGATGGTGCTCAGCGAGGGCGCCCAGGGGCTGCGCCGCGTGGTGCCCATTCTGGGTGGCCATGCCAAGGGTGAGGGCTGGACCGGACGCGTGCTGCCAGGCGGCGCCGATTTTCAGCGCATCGCGAGCGACACGGTCTCGGAACTGGACGCGCGCTACGGCCTGGAGACGGATGCGGGCGACCGCATCTACGTGCGCAACCGCGCGATGCGCACGGCACCGGCCGAGGTGATGGCGCAACTGCTGCGTGGCGACCCTGTCGACCCGGCGCAGGTCTATTTCCGTTGTGCGCCCTCGTTCGAAACGCGCAGCGAGTCGCTGCGCTGGATCACCGAGCGGATGTTCGTCGGGGTCGGCGTGCGCCACCCGGCCCAGGTCGTCATGCGCTTTTTCGTGCTGCAGTAA